The genomic window ttttttattaaaaatttttttcaaatgttccTGTACATCCTTCAACtttgtatgtacattttgtaGGGTACTTTCACTTATGCCCGAGTAGGGAGTTAAGTAGTTTGTGATTTGATTGTCTGGAACGACATACGAGTCGTATACTATATTCATGTACGCATCGACTACGGTAATTTTGGTGagctctctttttttatttatcgtTTCGCACATTTCGCAGTCGATGCTGTAAATGTTGTCCAGATCGAACTGGACAGGAGGTTGGCAATTGGGGGGACTGGAGCAAGTCGGGTCATCTCTCCCTTCGTTGGTGCTTCCACTCTGACTGTCTTCATCCCTCAATGTGGTGATGAAATCTCCACTCACCTCCCCATTTGGCTGAGGCACATCGGCATCTCCATCTGCATTTTCATTCTCCCCTACGTTTACAATTTCGTCCTTCtggtcttcttcctcatctaACTCGTTTATCGATTctgctttttcctcttcctttggaTCACTTGGTGGGGTggacttcccctttttttgtgatgcCATTTCAGAAGCCCTAAGCAGCTTCTCCAACACCTGGGCATACATCGTTATATGTTCCTCGGTGAAGATATTCTTCGCCTCTTCAGTGACCTCTTCCGAGTTAGcgatttccccatttgggtcATTCCCCTGCGGTGGGGAATCAATCGGCTCTGTAACAGGTATGCTCGTCTGGTCAGAATGTCCTAACTCATTTGGGATGCCATTCTGATCAGGCCTGGTACTAGTGGTGGTGTTCATGGTGATGTTTAAGTAGGAACGCATGTCTGTTATTCCTTTGTCCACCTTCACATATTCAATGTTATCGAAACCGAGGTAGTCCTCAGAGTCCTTTTTTGGGTACCTATTCAGCAGCATCTGCTCACTGCTAAGTAAATAATTTTCGATGTAGAAGTTATCCCCGGGTGAGttataatttgttcctctATTTTTCATCACAGATACACTTAGcgcttttaaaattaaattgctgtaattatttttaaaacaattttCCGTGTTGATTTTCCTAaagttgttgttcttctgcaGTTTGGAAAAAACGCCACTGGCAGAAATGTCCCTTATGAACCAACTGGACAGGTTCGGAACGACCACTACGATTAAATTATTTACGCAGTCACTATTTTTCACGATGAACAAGTTGTTTTTGTAAACACTTTTTTCGGTCCGGAGGTTTATGATAAAATTGTGAATATCTCTcaagtatatatttttgtttccatAGAAGAGGATGTCCAATTTTCTATTCGGGTCATCTGGTAcgtgcgtttttttcctcttcgtgTTTTGCGCCTTATGATCACTGCCGGTGCTGTTTCCGTTCTGGGGAACCTTCGCTTGGTTCCTCCGTTTCTGcctcatcttttttttttttgccgggGGAAATTGTTCTATACGCGTGATGACGATGCTGGTGTGGCGGTGGCCCCGCTTCCTCCCCAGTTAGGTGCTTCCCCCcgtaggaataaaaatttacgtGTACACCTGCCGCGAGATTGTGTTGCGGTACCGGGGTTGGATGCATTGGTCTGTTCATGGGCTTCTACATGTGTATAAGTCACTGCAGTTACGTACGTGCTAGCGTGACTGGTAAGGGTGGGCTGTCCTGGTGTGATGTGACCAACGGGTTCCCCTCCGCATTTGCATAAAATGGAGATGACGTTGCAGAGGAAGTAGCACTTCGGTGAAGGTATTGTAAAGCTCCGATCAAGCTTCACTTAAACTGTGTCCACCGTCAACGCGAAGAGGCAAGCTCGTTATGGAACCTTTGCATTCGTTCGCTTCAACTACATCGGCAAAGGAAGCTTTTAAAGTGTGATGAACCACTGCAAGCCAGTTGTTGGAAGGGAAACGGACTTACATCCTTGAGGAGAGTACAATCCATATAGCGTTCGCCCACAGGCAGCAGCTTTTTAATACAATAATGCAGGTAACGTTTTTACGGGTAAAAGATCACCACTGTGTTGTTGCGGGTTGATCCAAAGTAGGCGCGGGGAACAAGTACCTACGCCCGCTACCACGATGGTAACAAATATGAATGGATTGCCATTTTATGCTTAAAATTGCTTccttttaatattattatttttttttttttaagttgcGCGGGTGAAGATACCTCTCTTGCGGATCCGTTCCGCTTTCGATCGGCGGGTTggttcaaaaaaaggggaaatcaaaaggggaaaaaaaaaggaaagtgcaaaaaagaatgataaaaaaattttataaaaaataatttccaaTTTAAATTGTCGTATCAGCAATAGAGTATAAAATTTCCACTTTGGAAATTATGCCAAGTTGTTTAAGTACCATGATATTTATTTTGCGGAAAGGTTCCTTCATGACTACGTGAACGCAAAATATTACGACTACTACGACATGTATGTGAAGACGTACACAGAGATGCACACGCACCTACGCCTCAGTCAAGAGAACCACAAAAAGCAGAACGAAATTGTGGATGAAAGGACGGATATTTCggaaataataaattctTTGGACAATACGTACAACATAATGAGGTAACTGGAAAAGGAAACCGGGGGCGACATTTCCCTTGAGACGCAGCTCAACTATGAAATCACCAATGAAAACTACGAGTCGGACGTGTCCGACTTGATGGGCGGGAGCCACTACTTGAGTAAGAGGACCTAGGGGAAAGCAACGGAGGTAGCCAGTGTTCTTCATTCGAGCGATGCGCGAACGATAGGAGCTTCCACTTGGAGGAGTggcctccccctttttgtggcCGAACAGGAGACACACGTAGTGTCCCACTATACATGTTTATAGAATTAATTtgatgtctttttttttttcttttttttttttttttgtgttttgttttttacaatttgtcATTACGTAACCAAAGGcgggactttttttttttcaccactaCGGTGTTTTAAACGGACCAATGTGGGGAGCAGCGTGGAGAACAATGGGGAACTTCCTTTGTTGCAACGAGAAGGAGTGTACCTCCACAACGCAAAAAAGGCACTTGGATGATAAGGGGGGACCCATCATTATATGCGTTGTGGTGGAAGTACACTTCCCCCCCGCTGCAGCAACGGAAGCACAGTGCAGACTGAGCACAATACGGAAGCCACTGATccggaatatatatactcaaTCAAAAGGGAACTGAAAACATTTAGTGATGATGTATCCCAAACTGGTACCAGTGCTAGTCATCCAGGTGTTCCTGGTGATGAAACCCCAGTAAGGAGGGTGAAGCCCCTGCTGCTTCTGTGGCAGGGAACCCTAAGGGAATAACTGAAGGTACTCAGTAGAGAAAAGTAACACACACCTGCTAACTATACACCGGACCTACAAACAGAGAGAATACAAGAGGGAAAATTGCACACCTGCTGAATACATTGGATTTACGAACATAGAATGCAGGAGGGAAAGGATGCTATGGACCAGAACTTACAACAGCCGGATGGTGACTCCACTATTCCTATCGTATCTTCCATCGCTGCAGTGGCAGGGGTAgctttcatttccttccttttatataaggtacataTAACGTTAGATAAGATCCATCACaatattttaaaggaaaaaaatattcattacTGCGTATGCTAACATGCATTTTGAACAGaaatgaatattttccttaaatATTGTGATGGATCTTATCTAACGTTAtatgtaccttatataaaaggaaaaggatggaagggaataaatataaatacggttctgttccttcccatactgaatatttcttccttatggAACTGTTTGCATAGCCATACAAATCATATTATAGaacattataattatttatacgcataaagagaaaaataattcctaATGGTTTAATAATAACGTTCTTATGTAGAAAATGATAGTAGTATGAACCTCTTAACTTAGAATccatctttccttccatacatatatttttttatcattcccAATGAAACAATCCACACTTTCTATAAGGACGGAaagaacatacatatacaatgCCGTAGGCActgcacacattttatgTATTATTCATGACCATACATTAGAATAAGTGACTTCATAAATGACAACGATCCCAATATACACATGAGGTccatttacatatataatagcATTGTATTCatggaaaaggggagaatcAGGAATATCAACCTTCACAATACTTTGAATAGGAATAGGGGGGAAGGTATATTAAGGTGTAAAGTATAATGTGCAttgagggaaggaaggagagatCTTGAATGACATAATGCATATCTTCTATATGAGTTATTCATAGAATACTTAtccggaaaaaaagggaaagagcaAGGTTATTATGCCTAGGTTATCAtaaacagaaataaaaaggtaaaaggcAGAATATTATGATGATATACATGGTATTCTCTCATCTTGGTAATTGAAACACTTACCATTTTCCCTACTACATTCCTGCTCACCCCATATTTCATGAATTCGGACGCTCTCTTCATTATGTATTGataaacatacacacattgCAGAAGGGAGGAGGAATACTCAACATGTATGAATACAGTATATATGTTAGCAATTTTCAAGAATCCTTAAAACACTAATAAAGCGGAAATCATTAGGGCGTGCcgaaattttttgttcagaaCGGAAAATGCACTGTTATGGACGAAATACTTGAGTGGGGTAAATGGGAAATAACATAATACTCTGTACAGTCACATacaatccaataatataatgcatggatgaaaaatataaggggAATTTGGTTCGTCCACTTCTATTCTGCCTACACAGCACAGTTGttcctacttttttcatttaattaCATACATGTAACAATTTGATGCATAAGTATATACCATATATTACTCATTGTTGTTTGGGAAAAATTGAGCAATATATGAGCGCACacaagggaaagggaagtaaGGAATTTACtatttgcacatataatcATGAACAACCAGCAATCATCATCGTGTAGAGAACAGGCTACACTTTTCCGGGCATGCGTATTATGTTTAATAAAATACGCTTAAGAGTAAACTTATTGTGCACATTGGTGTAAACTCAAAATGGTAACACTAGAACAGGTTACTTCTCATTTAGAATACAcgaatattatgaatataacACAATTTATACATAGTgcaatataataaaaataacatatgTGGTCccatatagaaaaatatatatactcatatTTTACgtcaattatatttttaggACGGGACTTCAGTTGCATTACCCTCAGAGGACATATATGCACTGTTCGATGGAGGCTTAAAGTGTAATACAGAGGAGCCGGATGAATGCTGCGAGCATAGTGGGAATAATGTCAGGACATTGTTGCAAGTGTGGCTAAGGGGTGCTTTAAATCTAGCCAGTGAAATTGAGCAGACTTATTGTTATGCTTGTGCAATGGAACAAGGGGAGCCTAATGGTGACTGGTGTCatctcttttattattggttaggtacaaaaataaagggtATTTTGAATAATCGGGACTTTGCGGACATTATGAGGAGAATTTACAGTAAACTGCCGGGGGACCAGTGCAGGAGCTACTTCAATAATTTATACGACGACGTTGGCCAACACGTTTTCGAAAATAGTAAAGAACTATTCGATAATGATTATGACTACAGGGCTCTGCAACCGCAACTGGGCGGTTATACATATCCCCGGTGTCTAAGGTATAATGGAAACTTGGGAAGAGTAAGAGATGCATATTCGCAGTTATGTAATATTTGTGGGGAGGGTGATGGTGATAAGTATTGTAAGAAATTTAAAGTGGATCACTGGGGTGGTAAGCAGTGGAAACAGCAGAAACTACCAGAATTAACGTGCAGTAATGAAGGGGAACCAAAGCAAGACGAGGAAGATGAGGAGGAACTTCTTGAGAGTGGGAGTAGACCTCAAGAACTGGGACTTAAACCTCCAGCTATAGTAGGAGTAATACAATTCATTTCTCcattgaaaaaatgtatatataaagtaatatatgtacatatataatgttccaCATGTATCATATAGTAGGAGGAATGTGTggatatacacatatgtattttaCTAATTGTATACTTTCAGGGCACAATGTCGATTAATTTACCCTCAAGTAATGAATACCAAAATTTCGAACTTAGCTGGGAACCACACAGTAAGAATGGGACAGTCAGCACAATAAAGGGTGCCCTGCAGAGTGCATTACGGGGCAAGCtgaataattataattgtataaataaaattgcagGTGTCTGGTATTATATCACGGATGTAATGTACAAAAAGAGTTCATCCTATGATAAACGTTGtgatttcttctattattggctaGGATCTACCGTGTTGGACAATttaaaggaaggttcttcATTTCAGAATGCGATGTATGAAATCTACACAAAATTACAAGAATCATCAGGTAGAAATGAATGTCCAACTATAACCACTACTGTAGATGGCGTAACATTCGTACAAAGGAAAAGGATGTTCGATTATTGGCATGACCATAGTACTATACGAACACTTGTACAGAAGAGTGGGTCCAGTTGTGATCAGCAATACGGAAGTTACCTGGGGCACATTCATGCAGCATATGCAGCTGTGGAAAAAGGCTATGAAGGGGGCTCCGATGAATACTGGTACAAATTCTGGAGCAAGAATAAGAATGCTATTAGTGAGGAATTATCAAATTTAACATGCAATAGGGATTCCGGTTCTACTGGAACCTGGAGCCCAGGTTCTTCGGGTACCGGTTCCACGGGAACTTGCAATCAAAATTGTGACACtgtctctggtggagaaggaaaaggagggagtgacggtggtggtagtcataGAAAAGAAGGCGAAGAAGCACAAATTGCTAGCAGCATCATTCCTGGTGCTCTGTCAGgtgcattagctgcagtaggattaccaacaatcacgttctttctatataaagtaagcaCATAATTACCATTACAAATACAATTGTAATGGACAAttgtaatttaaaataattatgacCACTATACATAGAAGTGTAAATAATAGCATTTACTagcattttattcatatttcctttttaaaatacaagaaatacacataaataaactgtacactacatatataatacaaaatTCCCaccatcccccttttttttttctctttttttagtataccaatttattttctggaataCGTAACACTTTTGGAGGAAGCACCACCgctaaaagaagaaaaagatccaTCGGACGGGATCTAAACGCCTTCTCAGAAGGTTATTCTACGGACAATTCTTCTACAGAATATGATTCCACAACAATAGGTTCGTCATCCAATTTAACAGCAGCATATTCGACAGATGTGgataattctaccatatatgacgGACGACGATATCCACCACGTAGCGGAAGAACAGGAACGAATAATAATaggaacaaacaaagaacaaatatcAATTACGGTCGTATAtaacattggaatgtaatgtcCTCCCCAAAGAGGCATAAATATCGGCACACTTCATACAATTTAGAAACAGGTTGATATTTCTTCccgtttttccttcctttctttatttttcgctCTCCTCTGTTCGAAAGTGTTTACAtattcatgtgtaattaacataagtggaagaaaaaaaaaaaaaattttttccccattttagtttgatttgtttggtaagtttcttctttattgatgaattaaaaaaaatgcttattcattaaaatttttttccttcatcaaatttttttattttaataatttctcttttttctttgtttaaatatataaatacttttttgaaaaggtcggaaccttttttcctttttttttttttttttttttggtattgtATGGAAATGTTGATGTTTAtgtgtaataaatataagttcaaaagaagagaaaaaaaaattttccctactttattttgatttgttttataaatttttttttaatgaagatccaatatgttaaattttttttgttatagttttttattttcataattttttttgttttaataattttctacTTCCTAATTCCAATTATTGAAATTTGGAAAGTGTGTTTCAAATTGTGCGCGAGGGTTCGCGAAGGTTCTCGCAGAGGAGGTTCCCGCAACGATACTCGCGCTCCTCCTTTTATATGCtatacacatcttttagatgcacagttcatatataaagtgcaaaattacacaatgtGTCTTCACAGAAgagaaagggggaaagttgcctcctttcccttcttttttaccttgattatttaagtataatattagtcaaaaaaaaattgtccaaaaaaaaaaggagggtttagaaaaaaagaaagaaaaaaaaaaaagaaggggaaaaaaatgtcatgTTGTTTCATACACTTTATGAATTATGCAGTTCTTTATGTTCCTTTGGAGAGGGACACTAATTCAACGCTGCATGCAATGTTACATGTGATATCCTACATATTCTGATAGCCTACCATCCCGCGACCcggtgtattattatttcttcttcccccggTAGACTGTCCTGTGGTAGACGGTCTTGTGTATGGAGCTGCAGAGGAACGTACTGTTCTAGCTCTTGTAGAATTTTCTGTTGGACCTACTGTAGATGTTTctatggaatattctgttaaggtgtcttCCGTGGACGCATCAAAGTTCTGTCCAgctgatcttctttttctattacttcttctgctacttccagaagtgtggttaccaaaccaagaagaccatggtttatactgaagggaaggaaggtgggttgttaggggtggaagaatgatggttgttaggggtgttagaatggaagtttgttaggggtggtagggtggaaggttgttagggtgggtGCTAGgtggtttgttaggtggtaggtcggttgttagggggtttcgtggaaggaatattgttaggtgggtgggaggaagggttgttaaaGGGAGTGCTATCGCTTACTtatcatatttattatttatagaACTAAATATTGGTAAATAATACTCTATCTAAActttcattaaaaaatataccttatataatagATATGAAAAGGCCGTCGCTGCTAATGTACCGAAAATGGAAGTGATGGAAGATGTGGTGGTGGCTTTAGTTAAGGCTTCCTGTGCTGCTAGTAGGTTTGATTCGAGGGAGGTccgtaattcttttttctcggAGGAACATGTGTTAGCTTCCCCTTCTTTATCGCTCAGTTCAGTTACTTTTTTACAGTACAATTCGagcaattctaccatatcACAATATAAAATGTAACTATTACTGAAGTTGTTACAATATGCATCATTGACACGTTCGTTCCTTCTGCAATCTGTACGCACAGCCTCACATGCTGAAGCAATACCATTTAGGTAACCCGACCATTTTTTGTCACAATTGGGTGCACCTCCCTGTAGCTGCACTTTTGCGGTCCCATAATCATGGTAATGTTCGAAAACTATTTTCCTCTCTTCGAAAAGTTTTTTGCCAATAGTACTGGTGCAAATAACCCTATATCCTCCTTGCTCAGGCGCACTACTCATATTTCCGCAAAGCATAGTCATGAGGGGCGTGAATGTGCTGTCCTTTGGCTCTTTCCCCAAGTTGTCCCATAATTGAtctcctatccaataatataagaaattcCAGCGATCGTTGTAAAAGGGAGTATCCTCCGGTTTCATTTTGAATGCCGCATACGAGGcccttaaaattttattctgaAAGTCCCCTTCACTAGGGAAAGCACTTAGACTatcctttatattttttgtgcattcatTATTACAATTCTCTCCACTCCCTTTGAATTTGTTGTAAAATTGTTTCCTCGAAGGTAATTCATACAAATTCAGTCCCTACAAGTTTAATGAACAGAATATGTGCATTCTTatacttttattattctaCTTCACACCACATCAcatcatgtatatatatgaagtattATGTATGGACGCATTATTCAAATGCCGTTTGAACGAGACATAGTCTGTATTACTtctaccatttttttatatacacattcctttgcatatattatactttaaaaaatgctgttgttcatatatattaatacggaatatttatatgaaaattttgcatGTTTTATGAATTTTAATATagaatttttgttttcataaGAGTACAGGTTGTTTTATTTCGAAGCAAAAGGAGCACACTATACGTACATTagaatcattatatatggttaACCCAATAAAAAGTAAGAATAAATGTGATAAAGGAAGTCGAATAATAAACAATAcacaagagaaggaaagaaagtgAAACTACTGCGTTTCCCTTACTCCTCTCCTCTGACTCTTTTAAATCATTTTAACCCTCTTTTAAACTTCTAAACCATTTTAACACttcttgaaccctaaacccttcattctactaCCCCCAACCGTTCATTCCTGAACCATTTCAAACCATTCCAAAACTTGTTTAACTTaaacaaagcaaaaaaaaaaataaaaaagggggatacattaatatatgcaatatatagtgtggacatattttttaaaggaggagggaaacaGATAAGTCAGATGTGTAATGTGTTGCACATTAATATAAATGATCTATTTGCAGTATACTTATCGAAAAGAAGTaaagtaaatataaaaaaaaggtaaaattaTGGGGGAGACTACActttaataaatatatgcaaaaatataatgaagaatggaagggggggaggatgAGTAACAGGGAAGAAGAGTCGAATAATGTgcaatgtgcacatatttcagaaggggaagaggtgTAGAATGTACTTTCCCTGCTCCATACACatgaactgtatacaatatatatctaccttaaaggaaaaaatttctccttAATAATTCCCTTAATAA from Plasmodium coatneyi strain Hackeri chromosome 12, complete sequence includes these protein-coding regions:
- a CDS encoding KIR-like protein — encoded protein: MVEGLNLYELPSRKQFYNKFKGSGENCNNECTKNIKDSLSAFPSEGDFQNKILRASYAAFKMKPEDTPFYNDRWNFLYYWIGDQLWDNLGKEPKDSTFTPLMTMLCGNMSSAPEQGGYRVICTSTIGKKLFEERKIVFEHYHDYGTAKVQLQGGAPNCDKKWSGYLNGIASACEAVRTDCRRNERVNDAYCNNFSNSYILYCDMVELLELYCKKVTELSDKEGEANTCSSEKKELRTSLESNLLAAQEALTKATTTSSITSIFGTLAATAFSYLLYKYKPWSSWFGNHTSGSSRRSNRKRRSAGQNFDASTEDTLTEYSIETSTVGPTENSTRARTVRSSAAPYTRPSTTGQSTGGRRNNNTPGRGMVGYQNM
- a CDS encoding Exonuclease, whose product is MRQKRRNQAKVPQNGNSTGSDHKAQNTKRKKTHVPDDPNRKLDILFYGNKNIYLRDIHNFIINLRTEKSVYKNNLFIVKNSDCVNNLIVVVVPNLSSWFIRDISASGVFSKLQKNNNFRKINTENCFKNNYSNLILKALSVSVMKNRGTNYNSPGDNFYIENYLLSSEQMLLNRYPKKDSEDYLGFDNIEYVKVDKGITDMRSYLNITMNTTTSTRPDQNGIPNELGHSDQTSIPVTEPIDSPPQGNDPNGEIANSEEVTEEAKNIFTEEHITMYAQVLEKLLRASEMASQKKGKSTPPSDPKEEEKAESINELDEEEDQKDEIVNVGENENADGDADVPQPNGEVSGDFITTLRDEDSQSGSTNEGRDDPTCSSPPNCQPPVQFDLDNIYSIDCEMCETINKKRELTKITVVDAYMNIVYDSYVVPDNQITNYLTPYSGISESTLQNVHTKLKDVQEHLKKIFNKKSILIGHSLENDLHALRIHHQYVIDTSVVYSNSAYCFLKPSLFNLCQRHLGITMKREKGHNSIDDAKISMFLALKKMSEFDTAEPFYQYQPLPVLLNPDNFTNVKGNIIYQEDLNHKYEKNLCIYDSKNEYIEEKLPKLFLKNCFHCPCENDDECVENLIMNIKNKNKIKNYLIILREYENLCNQKIYNCVKNAKEENFKVDANGELFQVPTRVEASGIVKKLSQNIENIYENLGENDVLILLSFNSNNLAEEKIAETLFLAKDIFYANADTNDKLSSLTSKINSMEKIIAKKQSENDLVNLHYLQFRHLLCLYERHIIAYLNEQKNSDRNIFILNSLTNLKNIVCGNSRKKTFNGWFSILLKA
- a CDS encoding KIR protein, whose amino-acid sequence is MVTLEQDGTSVALPSEDIYALFDGGLKCNTEEPDECCEHSGNNVRTLLQVWLRGALNLASEIEQTYCYACAMEQGEPNGDWCHLFYYWLGTKIKGILNNRDFADIMRRIYSKLPGDQCRSYFNNLYDDVGQHVFENSKELFDNDYDYRALQPQLGGYTYPRCLRYNGNLGRVRDAYSQLCNICGEGDGDKYCKKFKVDHWGGKQWKQQKLPELTCSNEGEPKQDEEDEEELLESGSRPQELGLKPPAIVGGTMSINLPSSNEYQNFELSWEPHSKNGTVSTIKGALQSALRGKLNNYNCINKIAGVWYYITDVMYKKSSSYDKRCDFFYYWLGSTVLDNLKEGSSFQNAMYEIYTKLQESSGRNECPTITTTVDGVTFVQRKRMFDYWHDHSTIRTLVQKSGSSCDQQYGSYLGHIHAAYAAVEKGYEGGSDEYWYKFWSKNKNAISEELSNLTCNRDSGSTGTWSPGSSGTGSTGTCNQNCDTVSGGEGKGGSDGGGSHRKEGEEAQIASSIIPGALSGALAAVGLPTITFFLYKVST